In a genomic window of Bacteroidales bacterium:
- a CDS encoding DUF2807 domain-containing protein, which translates to MNSSITLKPFLFFGLFLILLATTSCSDLQCIDGNNEMVKEKRIPGSGFDAITLSSDFSVFITHSKVDSIVIEAESNLIPKIITETRNNKLELRTEGDICLNPRKPLIIRIFTNHISELDISGSGNIQSDSIISEQLMLTISGSGSFKAPIHVNNLLATIAGSGNVELWGKATKGELVISGTGNIDSYGLDMDSCRTSISGSGNNYVFVRDLLEATISGSGSVFYKGSPEVQSHVSGSGSVVNKPSGSAQAMSRLGGFSFPPSRTIYLIY; encoded by the coding sequence ATGAATAGTTCCATTACTTTGAAACCTTTTCTGTTTTTCGGATTATTTCTCATTCTACTGGCCACCACATCCTGTAGTGACCTTCAGTGCATCGATGGAAACAACGAAATGGTAAAAGAGAAAAGAATTCCGGGATCAGGCTTTGATGCTATTACTCTTTCTTCCGATTTTTCTGTATTCATTACTCATAGTAAAGTTGACAGCATAGTTATTGAAGCAGAATCAAACCTTATCCCCAAAATAATCACTGAAACCCGGAATAATAAGCTTGAACTTAGAACCGAGGGAGACATTTGTTTAAATCCACGTAAACCTCTTATTATCAGAATTTTTACTAATCATATTTCAGAGTTGGACATATCCGGTTCTGGCAATATTCAATCAGATTCCATTATTTCAGAACAATTAATGCTCACCATTTCCGGGTCCGGATCCTTTAAAGCGCCCATTCATGTAAATAATCTTCTGGCTACCATTGCGGGGTCAGGCAATGTTGAATTGTGGGGAAAAGCCACTAAAGGAGAATTAGTCATCAGCGGAACAGGTAATATTGACTCCTATGGACTGGATATGGATTCCTGCCGGACATCCATTTCAGGATCCGGTAATAACTATGTATTTGTCAGAGATTTATTGGAAGCTACCATTTCAGGAAGTGGCTCTGTTTTTTATAAAGGCAGCCCAGAGGTACAGTCGCATGTCTCGGGTTCAGGCAGTGTGGTAAATAAACCTTCCGGAAGCGCCCAGGCAATGAGCAGGCTGGGAGGATTCAGCTTTCCCCCATCAAGAACTATTTACCTGATATACTAA
- a CDS encoding PQQ-dependent sugar dehydrogenase, producing MKPLFFTNRIFLLLGVITLIGCNQKTIDEKLIPFAKDIDQPCSITNAGDDRLFVVGQKGYIYILDSAGNKQAEPFLDIHERVVYGGERGLLGLTFHPNFKENGYFYINYVGAEDSTHISRFSIKPNNGNAADASSEIKILSIKQPYSNHNGGCITFGPDGYLYIGMGDGGAAGDPENRSQNPNELLGKMLRIDVDKSVPYSIPADNPFVNDSNYKHEIWATGLRNPWRFSFDRLNGDLWIADVGQNKIEEIHLQVAESKGGENYGWRCFEGNDPFNQENCIKDVPFAFPVHTYAHGDECSITGGYIFRGSETSFYYGQYFFADYCSDRIWTLQLKDGKWQSIEFGRFKNNNFSTFGEDNKGRLYVAGLSSGKIFRINTSLLQTKD from the coding sequence ATGAAACCTCTATTTTTCACCAACAGGATTTTTTTATTATTAGGAGTAATTACCCTGATAGGATGCAATCAAAAAACTATTGATGAAAAACTCATCCCTTTTGCCAAAGATATTGATCAACCCTGTAGTATAACAAATGCAGGTGATGACCGGTTGTTCGTTGTTGGACAGAAAGGATACATTTATATACTGGATTCTGCAGGGAATAAACAGGCAGAGCCATTCCTTGATATCCATGAAAGGGTTGTTTACGGAGGTGAGAGAGGTTTACTTGGACTTACATTCCATCCCAATTTTAAAGAAAATGGGTATTTCTATATCAATTATGTAGGTGCAGAAGACTCAACACATATTTCCCGATTTAGCATAAAACCCAATAACGGCAATGCAGCTGATGCCAGTAGTGAAATTAAAATCCTGAGCATAAAACAACCTTACTCTAATCATAATGGAGGTTGTATCACTTTTGGTCCGGATGGTTACCTTTACATAGGTATGGGAGACGGTGGTGCAGCCGGAGATCCTGAAAACAGGTCACAGAATCCTAATGAACTGCTTGGGAAAATGCTTCGCATCGATGTTGACAAATCGGTGCCATATTCTATTCCAGCTGATAACCCTTTTGTAAACGACAGTAACTATAAGCACGAAATCTGGGCTACCGGGTTGAGAAATCCCTGGCGTTTTAGTTTCGACAGGCTAAATGGCGACCTCTGGATTGCAGATGTAGGTCAGAATAAAATAGAAGAGATCCATCTTCAAGTTGCAGAGAGTAAAGGTGGAGAGAATTATGGATGGAGATGTTTCGAAGGCAATGATCCCTTTAATCAGGAAAACTGCATAAAAGATGTACCATTTGCATTTCCGGTTCACACTTACGCGCATGGTGATGAATGTTCTATAACAGGAGGATATATCTTCAGGGGCTCTGAAACATCTTTTTACTATGGACAATATTTCTTTGCCGATTATTGCTCTGACCGGATCTGGACACTTCAACTTAAAGATGGGAAATGGCAGTCAATAGAGTTCGGGAGGTTTAAAAATAATAATTTCAGCACCTTTGGAGAAGACAATAAAGGACGATTATATGTTGCCGGATTGAGCAGCGGTAAAATTTTCAGGATTAACACTTCTCTTCTTCAAACCAAGGACTAA